A stretch of Lathyrus oleraceus cultivar Zhongwan6 chromosome 6, CAAS_Psat_ZW6_1.0, whole genome shotgun sequence DNA encodes these proteins:
- the LOC127093205 gene encoding uncharacterized protein LOC127093205, which translates to MKKIGVSRINPNDPSYIRQKKAKFIANEKQNPRTNSRSEPDHSRNQSEKEHVTTCDPKTSEYAFFKKLKKDASLKFSSGPVKKDDSSLSSKKSESGECSKERTDDVRVGTMGCNSSNIEKNLSTFKMDSFLSPSVGAWNKSDMYSMSSKLKTSQGFGDTNKPQRFSNEGNQNEDGDVFSRKRQKLRQCVEDTLFLDREKQCSKGLDIVSMLLSRLFPMSTDCTVKNKYKEANPGKIESATRFDLLDSQESDLDVQFKEHYLVPKRKFLELDSGSYFNDQSLSPMFLESGERITPHTEFLTYHSENFQPRYSITAPKCNRSGSPSFSASVSDNITLGPLFNEVENATKYSLLDSREFDFQCTDTHQIPKRKLLELESSSCISDHLLSPMFLRSVESVTPLTEFPIYPRKFRPMFRTEAESEFGGTPSYLVKNELITPHTEFPICPHKFQPMFRIEAESEFGGTSSYLDKNDVTSGFLYYEPNHETFSLDHFKELGKLEREPIPLLMGKDFNCEKDEIKLPISCKYGKPYMAPALSILDHGEEQISNDALSDYHFSPSSLLLDKPSDFNSVFDSGLLSYQKSQFGKHVYEDDDGEMDTNFNHASLSLSHNKHYFKLSEKYKSDISNVQDSIYLPPFHNFSDTEAWLSSSPRCLSLTSSQSNYRSSITRNLQLPERENISSLFHIDDRYEPKINRGGGDHGEVLYHFSEAFVEIYNSSFLHMSLQRDNRCAFSLDDRDYINDGVQRHKMLL; encoded by the exons ATGAAGAAAATCGGAGTTTCGCGAATCAACCCTAACGATCCATCTTATATTCGTCAGAAGAAGGCTAAGTTTATTGCTAACGAAAAACAAAACCCTAGAACAAATTCCAGATCGGAACCAGATCATTCTCGCAATCAATCTGAGAAAGAACATGTTACAACAT GTGATCCCAAAACTTCTGAGTATGCTTTCTTTAAGAAATTGAAGAAGGATGCAAGTCTCAAATTTTCATCTGGTCCAGTCAAAAAGGACGATTCGTCGTTATCTTCTAAGAAGTCTGAATCTGGTGAATGTTCCAAAG AGAGGACTGACGATGTTAGGGTTGGCACTATGGGTTGCAACTCTTCAAACATCGAGAAGAACTTGTCAACATTTAAGATGGATTCATTTCTTTCACCTTCTGTTGGAGCTTGGAATAAGTCAG ACATGTACTCTATGAGCAGCAAGCTGAAGACCTCTCAAGGTTTTGGTGACACCAACAAACCCCAGAGATTTTCAAATGAAG GAAACCAGAATGAGGATGGAGATGTCTTTTCTAGAAAGAGACAGAAACTACGACAGTGTGTTGAAGATACCTTATTTCTTGATAGAGAGAAACAATGTTCAAAAGG GCTTGATATTGTCTCCATGCTTCTTAGTCGGCTGTTTCCAATGAGCACTGACTGCACTGTGAAAAAT AAATACAAGGAAGCAAATCCAGGAAAAATAGAGAGTGCTACCAGATTCGATTTACTTGATTCTCAAGAGTCGGACCTGGATGTTCAATTTAAGGAGCACTATCTGGTACCAAAGAGGAAATTTCTTGAACTTGACTCAGGCTCATACTTCAATGATCAGTCATTGTCTCCCATGTTTCTTGAATCGGGTGAGAGAATTACTCCACATACTGAGTTTCTAACATATCACTCTGAGAACTTTCAACCTCGATACAGTATAACCGCACCTAAGTGCAATCGGAGTGGAAGTCCAAGTTTCAGTGCCTCTGTCAGTGATAACATTACTCTTGGGCCTCTGTTTAATGAAGTAGAAAATGCTACCAAATACAGTTTGCTTGATTCTCGAGAGTTTGATTTCCAGTGTACAGATACTCATCAGATACCTAAGAGGAAACTCCTTGAACTTGAATCAAGCTCATGCATCAGTGATCATTTGTTGTCTCCTATGTTCCTCCGGTCAGTTGAGTCGGTTACTCCTCTCACTGAATTTCCAATCTATCCTCGCAAGTTTCGACCTATGTTCAGAACAGAAGCTGAAAGTGAATTTGGTGGAACTCCAAGTTACCTAGTCAAGAATGAGTTGATTACTCCTCACACTGAATTTCCAATCTGTCCTCACAAGTTTCAACCTATGTTCAGAATAGAAGCTGAAAGTGAATTTGGTGGAACTTCTAGTTACCTAGACAAGAATGATGTAACTAGTGGATTTCTGTATTATGAGCCAAATCATGAAACCTTTTCATTGGATCATTTCAAAGAGCTGGGGAAACTTGAGAGAGAACCAATACCTCTTCTTATGGGAAAAGATTTTAACTGTGAAAAAGATGAAATAAAGTTACCTATCAGTTGTAAGTATGGAAAACCATATATGGCCCCTGCATTATCAATTCTAGACCATGGTGAAGAGCAGATATCAAATGATGCATTAAGTGACTACCACTTTAGCCCCTCATCCTTATTACTCGATAAACCATCAGACTTCAATTCTGTATTTGATTCAGGTTTATTGAGTTATCAAAAATCCCAGTTTGGAAAACATGTTTACGAAGATGACGATGGAGAAATGGACACAAATTTTAACCATGCATCATTGTCCTTGTCACACAACAAACACTACTTTAAATTGTCAGAGAAGTACAAGAGTGACATTTCGAATGTTCAAGACAGCATATACCTTCCACCTTTCCATAATTTTTCTGATACAGAAGCCTGGCTTTCGTCGTCACCTAGATGCTTATCCTTGACCAGTTCCCAATCAAATTACCGAAGTTCAATTACTAGAAATTTACAGCTACCCGAAAGAGAAAACATCTCTTCACTTTTTCATATTGATGATCGTTACGAACCCAAAATCAACCGTGGAGGTGGAGATCACGGGGAGGTTCTATATCATTTTAGTGAAGCCTTTGTTGAAATATATAACTCTTCGTTTCTTCATATGTCATTGCAAAGAGACAATCGATGCGCGTTTTCTCTGGACGACCGTGACTATATCAATGACGGAGTCCAAAGGCATAAGATGCTCCTCTAG